One window from the genome of Acaryochloris thomasi RCC1774 encodes:
- a CDS encoding type II toxin-antitoxin system HicA family toxin, with product MKVRDIIKLLEKDGWFLARTRGSHRQYKNADKAGLVTVPGKSSDELAPGTLSSILKQAGLK from the coding sequence ATGAAGGTACGGGATATTATCAAGTTGCTTGAGAAAGACGGCTGGTTTTTAGCCAGAACTCGTGGGAGTCACCGTCAATACAAGAACGCAGATAAAGCTGGACTTGTTACCGTGCCGGGAAAATCAAGTGATGAGTTAGCTCCTGGAACTTTAAGCAGCATCTTAAAACAGGCAGGTCTTAAGTAA
- a CDS encoding type II toxin-antitoxin system HicB family antitoxin: protein MRYLVIVEETSTGYSAYSPDVPGCVSTGATQEEVEKNMQEALVFHLEGLQLEGLQVPVPSTRSTYLTVAA, encoded by the coding sequence ATGCGTTATCTAGTGATTGTTGAAGAAACTAGCACGGGCTATTCTGCGTACTCTCCCGATGTACCTGGGTGTGTGTCAACGGGTGCGACGCAGGAAGAGGTAGAAAAGAATATGCAGGAAGCCTTGGTATTTCACCTTGAGGGGTTGCAGCTTGAAGGTCTTCAGGTTCCAGTGCCATCTACAAGATCGACCTATTTAACTGTTGCGGCATAG
- a CDS encoding nuclease-related domain-containing protein, giving the protein MSHHSDRNKKRSPLKDQPLRLSGQSLDEELKRLLEDQGYPYAAAVVFSWVLAGLEVWKFYTTASPQPGAYIIVAMIATLLCIYQVLRVRQKARALVLGRDGERAVGQYLERLREQDFQVFHDVMGERFNIDHVLIGEKGVFAIETKTFSKPATGKSSIRFLNGELQVNGRRIDRNPIEQSCAAASWLSDILRESTGRSVKVHPVILFPGWWVERLPPEQNKRIWVLEPKALPKFLENAKTQLSSEDAKLLTYHLSRYIRQTYTSF; this is encoded by the coding sequence ATGAGCCATCATTCTGATCGAAATAAAAAGCGCTCTCCCTTAAAAGACCAACCTCTACGTCTGTCAGGCCAGTCTCTGGACGAAGAGCTAAAGCGGCTGCTTGAAGATCAGGGTTATCCCTATGCAGCGGCAGTCGTCTTCTCGTGGGTGCTAGCTGGACTTGAAGTGTGGAAGTTCTATACAACCGCGTCACCACAGCCTGGTGCGTATATTATTGTTGCGATGATAGCGACACTTCTCTGTATATACCAAGTTCTACGCGTTAGACAAAAGGCCCGGGCATTAGTTCTAGGGAGAGATGGTGAAAGAGCTGTCGGACAGTATTTAGAGCGCTTGCGAGAACAAGATTTTCAGGTCTTTCATGATGTGATGGGAGAGCGGTTCAATATCGATCATGTGTTGATTGGTGAAAAAGGCGTGTTTGCGATAGAAACCAAAACTTTTTCAAAGCCAGCAACAGGAAAGTCAAGCATCCGATTTCTAAACGGTGAGCTTCAAGTGAATGGAAGAAGAATTGACCGAAACCCTATCGAACAGTCTTGTGCAGCAGCAAGCTGGTTGTCTGACATTCTCAGAGAGTCAACAGGGCGATCTGTTAAAGTTCACCCTGTTATTCTATTTCCTGGCTGGTGGGTGGAGCGATTACCCCCAGAACAAAACAAACGGATATGGGTTCTGGAGCCAAAAGCCTTGCCAAAGTTCTTAGAGAATGCCAAGACTCAGCTTTCTTCTGAAGATGCTAAGTTGCTTACGTATCATTTGTCACGATATATTCGTCAGACCTATACATCGTTCTAA
- a CDS encoding CopG family ribbon-helix-helix protein, which translates to MRTTVRLADDLMREVKQHALKTDRTLTQLIQEALVNLIEREKSQESPRVIELTTFRGDGVQPGVDINSNANLLENMDNL; encoded by the coding sequence ATGAGAACGACCGTCCGCCTTGCCGATGATCTAATGCGTGAAGTCAAACAACACGCTCTGAAGACTGATCGCACCCTAACTCAACTGATTCAAGAAGCATTAGTGAATCTGATAGAGCGCGAGAAAAGTCAGGAATCTCCTCGTGTTATAGAGCTGACCACCTTTAGGGGGGACGGCGTTCAGCCAGGAGTTGATATCAATTCCAACGCAAATTTGTTAGAGAATATGGACAATCTCTAG
- a CDS encoding type II toxin-antitoxin system VapC family toxin: MKLCDVNIFINAHRAEQQGHLFYYQWLINSLQQESAFLYCEWVFSAFIRIVTHPKIYKTPTPIDRALAFVKDIRDQPNSISIMPGARHWTIFEQLCQKTKATGNLIPDAYLAALAIEADAEWITADSDFARFEPNLKWQLLKPLEK; the protein is encoded by the coding sequence ATGAAGCTCTGCGACGTCAACATTTTTATCAATGCCCATCGGGCCGAACAGCAAGGCCACTTGTTCTATTATCAATGGCTAATTAATAGCCTGCAGCAAGAGTCAGCGTTTCTGTATTGCGAGTGGGTTTTCAGTGCATTCATTCGGATCGTCACTCATCCCAAAATCTATAAGACTCCGACGCCCATCGATCGAGCCCTTGCTTTTGTTAAAGACATCCGTGACCAGCCCAACAGCATTAGCATCATGCCAGGAGCCAGACATTGGACAATTTTCGAGCAACTGTGCCAAAAAACGAAAGCAACTGGTAACTTGATTCCCGATGCCTACCTAGCGGCCTTAGCCATTGAAGCTGATGCTGAATGGATTACCGCAGATTCTGACTTTGCAAGGTTTGAGCCGAACTTGAAATGGCAGTTGCTAAAACCACTAGAAAAATAG
- a CDS encoding MAPEG family protein, translated as MSPLTGLITVLALLLYFVLTINVGRARAKFQVPAPQTTGNPDFERYLRVQNNTLEQLVFFLPLLWLFSEFVSVVWGAVIGGVWILGRVLYAWGYYQAAEKRGPGFALSSLCGMALLVATLVKLSLLTFAEFS; from the coding sequence ATGTCTCCTTTAACTGGATTGATCACGGTCCTCGCCCTGCTCCTTTACTTTGTCCTCACAATCAACGTGGGTCGTGCCAGAGCTAAGTTTCAAGTGCCAGCACCCCAAACAACCGGCAATCCAGATTTTGAGCGATATTTGAGGGTTCAGAATAACACCCTAGAACAGCTCGTATTCTTTCTGCCGCTCCTGTGGCTATTTTCAGAATTCGTCAGCGTGGTTTGGGGTGCTGTTATTGGGGGTGTCTGGATTCTCGGACGAGTGCTCTACGCCTGGGGTTACTACCAAGCGGCTGAAAAGCGAGGCCCCGGCTTTGCCCTCTCGTCTCTGTGCGGCATGGCGCTTTTAGTAGCTACGCTTGTAAAATTGAGCCTGCTAACCTTCGCTGAATTCAGTTAA
- a CDS encoding metallophosphoesterase family protein encodes MQLASDPSIAEKIQKMQNRVRWQHPLCLKHNIDQTRLVIDDGRADDPEFSFLVVGDSGAGRHRGDSPQRRVAESMLAQGQESRFTLHMGDVIYLVGSSEQYLENFIEPYRDFLVGGESPEQIAYDQMVFKHPMLPVPGNHDYYDLPLAWGLLSQITLPIRRLFQDQLDLDVGWHGSYAGDAYARAFLDYLRGVNESQLQQHLERHYSATTKTGACLRYQPGDFTRLPNRYYTFRYGGIDFFALDSNTFNSPQPLPEGQVGDVLRRQLEAERNQLGQERLRLLEAAPKAMSEQADSEQLDDLYAKAEQIEEQIRDIEKQLETTKRSKIDLEQLKWLEEQLIASWNDPEVRGRIIYFHHPPYVTEATKWNQGQTLAIRQSLQRVFDAVHDAIAPLPENRSLVDLILNGHAHCLEYLRTQETGHADAHLNWIVCGGSGFSLRRQRSQGSALKSQDKQRVIAQSKLFVGRNGHGSQKRRPYSYLRIDVATGCPPRLTVRPFVVERVQKQWREYALSPFSI; translated from the coding sequence ATGCAGCTAGCTTCCGATCCGTCCATCGCTGAGAAAATTCAAAAGATGCAGAACCGGGTGCGATGGCAGCATCCCCTCTGTCTGAAGCACAACATTGATCAAACGCGACTGGTCATTGATGACGGCAGAGCTGATGATCCTGAATTCTCATTTTTAGTGGTGGGCGATAGCGGTGCCGGACGCCATCGGGGCGATAGTCCTCAGCGCCGCGTAGCCGAAAGTATGCTTGCCCAAGGGCAAGAGAGTCGCTTTACGCTGCATATGGGAGATGTCATCTATTTGGTGGGGTCCAGCGAACAATACTTAGAAAATTTCATTGAACCCTATCGCGATTTCTTAGTAGGCGGTGAATCTCCGGAGCAAATTGCCTATGACCAAATGGTTTTCAAGCACCCCATGCTGCCGGTCCCTGGCAATCATGATTATTATGATCTTCCTTTGGCTTGGGGCCTGCTGTCACAGATCACGCTCCCCATCCGTCGTCTCTTTCAAGATCAGCTTGACTTAGATGTGGGCTGGCATGGTTCCTATGCAGGGGATGCCTATGCAAGGGCCTTCCTCGACTACCTCAGGGGAGTCAATGAGTCGCAGCTTCAGCAACATTTAGAGCGTCACTACTCAGCCACAACAAAAACCGGAGCCTGTCTTCGCTATCAACCGGGAGATTTTACCCGTTTGCCTAACCGCTACTATACGTTTCGCTATGGCGGCATTGATTTCTTTGCCTTAGATTCTAATACCTTCAACAGTCCTCAGCCGCTGCCTGAGGGACAGGTTGGTGATGTTCTCCGTCGTCAGCTAGAGGCCGAGCGCAATCAACTTGGGCAGGAGCGGTTGCGGCTGCTAGAGGCCGCGCCCAAAGCTATGTCCGAACAGGCTGATTCTGAGCAGCTTGATGATTTGTATGCCAAGGCTGAGCAGATCGAAGAGCAAATTCGAGATATCGAAAAACAGCTAGAGACGACGAAGCGTTCCAAAATCGATCTCGAACAACTCAAATGGCTGGAGGAGCAGCTGATTGCTTCTTGGAATGACCCTGAGGTTCGGGGGCGCATTATCTATTTTCACCATCCGCCCTATGTCACTGAGGCGACTAAATGGAATCAGGGGCAGACGCTGGCGATTCGCCAGTCTTTGCAGCGGGTGTTTGATGCGGTGCATGATGCGATTGCACCTCTCCCAGAGAATCGTTCTCTTGTGGATCTGATTCTCAATGGCCATGCCCATTGCCTAGAGTATCTGCGAACGCAAGAAACCGGCCACGCCGATGCCCACCTCAACTGGATTGTCTGTGGCGGGAGTGGGTTTAGTCTCCGCCGCCAACGTTCTCAGGGATCAGCGTTGAAAAGCCAAGACAAACAGCGCGTGATTGCCCAGTCCAAGCTATTTGTGGGGCGCAATGGTCACGGTTCTCAAAAGCGCAGGCCCTATTCTTATTTGCGCATTGATGTTGCAACCGGCTGCCCGCCTCGGCTCACGGTGAGACCCTTTGTGGTTGAGCGCGTTCAGAAGCAGTGGCGTGAATATGCGCTGTCCCCATTCTCGATTTAG
- a CDS encoding diacylglycerol/lipid kinase family protein, translating to MSETTGSEFRRARLIINPSSGDDQPNPMKLPDIVAALEAANIRADLIFTQPDISPTEVAKQAIDEGYDLVIAGGGDGTVNQVAAGLLRAPIPLGILPIGTYNNLARSLHIPTDIAAACKVLSQGQVRSIDVGQAKDRYFFEAAGVGLDALLFPVSEEIKGGRWGRIGQAMRLTFSYRPRRLHLVFPGSVRCSDRSRRFRRGRLISKLRRSALLMVVANASYYGAGLAIAPDAIIDDGLLTIKVFRNFSKWELIRHFWAISNGQYRYSPKIETYLASEVRCSSKAKLPVHADGYSLGTLPVTLKVLKHALKVIVPRVEVVPQT from the coding sequence ATGTCTGAAACTACTGGGTCTGAATTTAGGCGTGCCCGCTTGATTATCAATCCGTCTTCTGGGGACGACCAGCCTAACCCAATGAAGCTCCCGGATATTGTGGCGGCTTTAGAGGCGGCCAACATTCGTGCAGATCTGATCTTTACTCAGCCTGATATCTCTCCGACTGAAGTTGCGAAGCAGGCAATTGATGAGGGTTATGATCTTGTGATTGCCGGGGGGGGCGACGGTACTGTCAACCAGGTGGCGGCAGGGCTGCTCCGCGCTCCGATTCCGCTCGGTATTTTGCCCATCGGTACGTACAACAACCTCGCCCGTAGCCTTCATATTCCGACCGATATCGCTGCAGCCTGCAAAGTCTTGTCACAGGGACAGGTCCGCTCTATTGATGTGGGGCAGGCAAAGGACCGCTACTTCTTTGAGGCGGCAGGAGTGGGTTTAGATGCCCTGTTGTTTCCGGTGAGTGAAGAGATTAAGGGAGGACGCTGGGGCCGTATTGGGCAGGCGATGCGGCTAACTTTCAGCTATCGGCCACGACGCCTCCACCTCGTTTTCCCTGGCTCTGTTCGCTGCTCTGACAGATCACGCCGTTTTCGGCGGGGGCGGCTGATCTCTAAGCTGCGGCGATCTGCATTGCTGATGGTGGTCGCCAATGCTTCCTACTATGGGGCGGGACTTGCGATCGCACCTGACGCTATCATCGATGATGGGTTGTTGACGATCAAGGTCTTTCGCAACTTTAGCAAATGGGAATTAATACGCCATTTTTGGGCCATTAGTAATGGTCAATATCGCTATAGTCCTAAGATTGAGACCTATCTAGCTTCAGAAGTCCGCTGTTCATCTAAAGCCAAGCTGCCGGTTCATGCTGATGGTTATTCGTTAGGGACACTGCCGGTCACGCTGAAGGTATTAAAACATGCCCTCAAAGTTATTGTTCCGAGGGTTGAGGTCGTACCCCAGACTTGA
- a CDS encoding acyl-CoA desaturase, whose protein sequence is MTKSVRLFSNEESLSLNWLHAFAFGSFHVLVLLAPWYFSWDALGLAILMHWLCGSVGICLGYHRLLAHRSLRLPKWLEYVVVTIGVLALQGGPLFWVGTHRMHHAFTEDNVRDPYSANRGFWWSHVLWLLYPQGQTFDAAAHCRFVPKIAQDPYYCWLERHFVAPQLLLALLFYGLGGWSYVLYGIVVRTVVLWHCTWFINSATHVWGYCTFEIKDGSRNLWWAALLTYGEGWHNNHHANPKIATAGRQWWEVDSTWWVILGLERLGLAHGVRRPRAKMTMAQRA, encoded by the coding sequence GTGACTAAATCTGTTCGGCTCTTCAGTAACGAAGAGTCGCTTTCCTTGAACTGGCTCCATGCATTTGCTTTCGGGTCTTTTCATGTCTTGGTGCTTTTGGCGCCTTGGTACTTTTCTTGGGATGCTCTAGGGTTGGCTATCCTGATGCACTGGCTCTGCGGTAGCGTTGGCATCTGCTTGGGATATCATCGGTTACTGGCTCACCGCAGCCTTCGACTGCCTAAGTGGTTAGAGTATGTTGTCGTCACTATTGGCGTGCTGGCTCTCCAAGGAGGGCCTTTGTTCTGGGTGGGTACGCATCGGATGCACCATGCCTTCACTGAAGACAATGTGCGGGATCCCTATTCTGCGAACCGAGGCTTTTGGTGGAGTCATGTGCTATGGCTGCTCTATCCGCAGGGGCAGACTTTCGATGCCGCTGCTCACTGTCGATTTGTCCCGAAGATCGCTCAAGATCCCTATTACTGCTGGCTTGAGCGTCACTTCGTTGCTCCTCAGCTCTTGCTGGCGCTATTGTTCTACGGATTAGGCGGCTGGTCCTATGTGTTGTACGGCATTGTCGTCCGTACTGTTGTGCTGTGGCACTGTACTTGGTTTATTAACTCCGCGACTCATGTGTGGGGCTACTGCACCTTTGAAATCAAGGATGGATCCCGCAATCTCTGGTGGGCTGCGCTGCTGACCTACGGTGAAGGTTGGCATAACAATCATCACGCCAACCCTAAGATTGCGACCGCTGGCAGGCAGTGGTGGGAGGTCGATTCGACTTGGTGGGTTATTCTAGGGCTAGAGCGTTTAGGGCTAGCGCATGGTGTTAGGCGACCCAGAGCCAAGATGACGATGGCTCAAAGGGCTTAA
- a CDS encoding GNAT family N-acetyltransferase, whose amino-acid sequence MGFWKNLFSGSGSSSAPTLATAEVPVTQGVGRISKTPAPKLAQPQICFSQDREIDLYELERLCDAVGWSRRPLRKVRKAIKHSFLVISMWELQGDESRLIGFSRATSDHAFNATIWDVVVHPDFQGRGLGKALMKQIIKELRRADISNVTLFADPHVIDFYCELGFAPDPEGIKGMFWYPNSR is encoded by the coding sequence ATGGGTTTTTGGAAAAATCTCTTTAGCGGTTCAGGCTCCTCGTCGGCACCCACGTTAGCGACCGCTGAGGTTCCCGTTACTCAAGGGGTAGGGCGCATCTCTAAAACGCCTGCTCCTAAACTTGCCCAGCCCCAAATTTGCTTTAGTCAAGATAGAGAAATTGATCTATACGAGCTAGAGCGGCTATGTGATGCAGTGGGCTGGTCTCGGCGTCCGCTGCGTAAGGTTCGCAAAGCGATTAAGCACAGTTTTTTAGTGATTTCTATGTGGGAGCTGCAGGGGGATGAGTCCCGGCTAATTGGCTTCTCGCGGGCAACCTCAGATCACGCATTCAACGCCACTATTTGGGACGTGGTGGTTCACCCTGACTTTCAAGGGCGGGGATTGGGCAAAGCTTTGATGAAGCAGATTATCAAAGAATTACGGCGCGCAGATATTAGCAATGTCACTCTGTTTGCAGATCCTCACGTGATTGATTTCTACTGTGAGTTGGGGTTCGCGCCTGATCCAGAGGGGATTAAGGGCATGTTTTGGTATCCAAACTCTCGCTGA